From the genome of Corallococcus macrosporus DSM 14697:
TCCAGCGCATCAAGGACATCACCGACTGGAACCAGTACGGTGGGGCGCCCATCCTCGGGTTCGACAAAATCTTCATCAAGGCGCACGGGCGCTCGAAGTCACGGGCCATCGCCAACGCGGGCAAGGTGGCGGCGAAGGTGGTGTCCAACAACCTGGGCGCCGCCATCCGGGAAGGCCTGAAGACGTGAGTCTGCCGGACCGCATCGACCCGCGTCCGCCCCGGCGCATCTACCGCTGGGACCTGGACAAGACGTACCTCCAGACGGAGTTCGACTCGCTGCGTGACCTGGTGCGGACGGCGTTCCAGAAGGCCCACCAGAAGGTGGCCGTCCCGGGGGCCAGCGCGCTCATCCGCGAGCTGTCGGAGAACGGGGACTCGCGGCTGTGCATCGTCTCCGGCAGCCCCAAGCAGATGCGGGCCGTGCTGGAGGAGAAGCTCAAGCTGGACGGGGTGCGGTGGGACGAGTTCGTCCTCAAGGACAACGTGGGCAACCTGCTGCGCGGCCGCTTCCGGGCCCTGCGCGGGCAGGTGGGCTACAAGCTGCCGGCCATCCTGGAGAGCCGGGTCCACGCGCCGGTGGAGGCGGAGGAGGTCCTCTTCGGTGACGACGCGGAGGCGGACGCGTTCATCTATTCGCTCTTCGCGGACCTGGTGGCGGGCCGCGTGGACGAGCGCGTGCTGTCCCAGGTGCTGGAGGCGGGCGGGGTGTACCCGGACGACGCGGAGCGGGTGCGCGAGGCCTGGAAGAAGATTCCGGTGGGTGACCCGGTGCGCCGCATCTTCATCCACCTGGACCGGCTGACGCCGCCCGCGCACTTCACGCCGTATGGCCCGCGCGTGGTGCCCATCTTCAACTACTTCCAGGCGGCGCTGGTGCTGCTGGCGGACGGCCACCTGACGGCGCCGCAGGTGCTGAAGATCGCCGTGGAGATGGTGCAGACGGCGGGCCACAACATCATCACCCTGTCCAACTCGTTCCAGGACCTGCTGCGGCGCGGCCTGCCGCTCCAGCAGGCGGCGGTGGCGCTGTCCCAGGCCCTGGAGGGGCCCAACAAGCTGCTGGCGGCGATGCGGCCCATGCCGGACATCCTGGCCGCCTTCAGCAAGCGCCTGGCCGCGCTGGGCACGCCGCCGCCACCCCCGCCGGTGCAGGCGGTGGACTACGTGTCCCTCATCCACCACGCGCTGCCCCGGAACCACAAGGGCCGCTCCAAGCCCCAGTAGGCGGTGGCCGCCCGGCTGCCCCACGGGAGGCCCGGCGGTCCCCGCGCGGGCCGTCCCCAGAACGTTTCTGGCGGACGAGGGTGTTGATACAGGACAGAGGCTCAGGGGCCCCGCGGCCGCGCGCGAGCGGCGTGTCCTGTTCCCAGGGGGGAGCAGGGAGGCGGGCGGGGTGACCTTGGCCCGGAGACATCCGACAACCATGTCGTCTCGCTACTCCCTACCCGGCGGATGCGGTATAGACGGCAGGCCTACAGGCGCCCCGAAGGGGCGTCCATGGCTGATGACGCGAGATTCGACTGAGACGCCGCCTGCCGGCGGTCTGCTGCCACCTGCGCCCGAGAATGACGCGCGCGAGGGTGCCTCTCCCGAGGCGGCAGGGACTTCCGAGCGCGGCGAACAAGAGGTCCCCATGAATTCCAACCTGGAGCTGTCGGCGCCCCCTGAAGAGGACAGCGCCGCCAAGCCCGTGGCCGCAGACGAGCAGGCCGCGACCGAGACGCCCACGATTCAAACCGCCCCTGCCTCCGTGCCGGCTCCGGAGCCGGCGTCGCCGCCCGCTCGCGCGGACGCCGAGGACGAGGACGACGAGGAGGAAGACGACGACGAGGCCGACCCGGCCGAGGCGGGCCTGGATGAAGCCGTCCTGGGCGCCGAGGCCGCGCTGGCCGCCGCCGAGGCGGAGGACGCCGCCGAGGCCCGGGGCGAGGAGGTGGAGGAGGTCCCCACCATCCTGGAGCCGGAACCGGAGCCCACGCCCGACGAGCGCGCGCTGCACGCGCCCCACGTGCGGCCCACGGGGGAGCCGGCGGAAATCGACCCGGACGAGCTGGACCCGGACGCGCTCAAGGTGGTGCTCCGGCTGCACCAGCACGGCCATCAGGCGTACATGGTGGGCGGCTGCGTGCGGGATTTGCTGCTGGGGCGCAAGCCGAAGGACTTCGACATCGCGACCAGCGCGACGCCCAACGAGGTGCGCGGCATCTTCCGCAACTGCCGCCTCATTGGCCGGCGCTTCCGGCTGGCGCACGTCTACTTCAAGGGCGGGAAGATCATCGAGGTCTCCACCTTCCGCGCCAACCCGACGGAGCTGGAGGCCGCGGCCAACGGCGGCGAGGACGACGGGGAGGGTGAGGACCTGCTCATCACCCACGACAACGTCTTCGGCACCGCGCAGCAGGACGCGCGCCGCCGTGACTTCACCATCAACGGCCTGTTCTACGACGTGGCCGAAGGGCGAGTCATTGACTACGTCCGCGGCCGCCGCGACCTGGACGAGCGCTTCATCCGCACCATTGGCGACCCGGAGGTGCGCATGCGCGAGGACCCGGTGCGCATCCTGCGCGCCGTGCGCTTCGCGGCGAAGCTGGAGCTGGACATCGAGTCGCGGACGTACGCGGCCATGGAAGGCGCGGTGGAGGACTTGCCCCGCTGTGCGCCCGCGCGCCTGCTGGAGGAGACGTTCCGCCTCATCCGCGGCGGCGTGTCCGCGCCGGCGCTCAAGCTGCTGGACGCGCTGGACGCGCTGAAGATTCTCCTGCCGCCCGTCAACGCGTACCTC
Proteins encoded in this window:
- the pcnB gene encoding polynucleotide adenylyltransferase PcnB encodes the protein MNSNLELSAPPEEDSAAKPVAADEQAATETPTIQTAPASVPAPEPASPPARADAEDEDDEEEDDDEADPAEAGLDEAVLGAEAALAAAEAEDAAEARGEEVEEVPTILEPEPEPTPDERALHAPHVRPTGEPAEIDPDELDPDALKVVLRLHQHGHQAYMVGGCVRDLLLGRKPKDFDIATSATPNEVRGIFRNCRLIGRRFRLAHVYFKGGKIIEVSTFRANPTELEAAANGGEDDGEGEDLLITHDNVFGTAQQDARRRDFTINGLFYDVAEGRVIDYVRGRRDLDERFIRTIGDPEVRMREDPVRILRAVRFAAKLELDIESRTYAAMEGAVEDLPRCAPARLLEETFRLIRGGVSAPALKLLDALDALKILLPPVNAYLKQHGKEGEKTFYAFAEALDRRVSAGEPLDDAILLAMLLIPISRSTGPEESQDGGRPSVSQVVEDLLADFVQSARLPRRIAERCRMLLLAQRTLTGERRRRSAAFKRHPLFSEALTVFEMTVEATGENREQLEAWKAGEVPQPRAAAADGEESDAGGQRKRRRRRRRRRPSANGGSGEGAGSSSESGSDAGDA
- a CDS encoding phosphatase domain-containing protein, producing MSLPDRIDPRPPRRIYRWDLDKTYLQTEFDSLRDLVRTAFQKAHQKVAVPGASALIRELSENGDSRLCIVSGSPKQMRAVLEEKLKLDGVRWDEFVLKDNVGNLLRGRFRALRGQVGYKLPAILESRVHAPVEAEEVLFGDDAEADAFIYSLFADLVAGRVDERVLSQVLEAGGVYPDDAERVREAWKKIPVGDPVRRIFIHLDRLTPPAHFTPYGPRVVPIFNYFQAALVLLADGHLTAPQVLKIAVEMVQTAGHNIITLSNSFQDLLRRGLPLQQAAVALSQALEGPNKLLAAMRPMPDILAAFSKRLAALGTPPPPPPVQAVDYVSLIHHALPRNHKGRSKPQ